A window of the Bradyrhizobium diazoefficiens genome harbors these coding sequences:
- a CDS encoding metallophosphoesterase, whose protein sequence is MRLWILSDLHLELTRGWDLPSGEARPDFDVMVVAGDLIPRMERGVAWLIDRVPDRPVLYLQGNHESYGEDIDRTLEKAKQAAAGTNVLVLENEAVRICDVTFACCALWTDFALFGDERREMAVAAERMNDFKKIRTSQYAQRFRPAHALARHRRSRAFLEAELRKDRPGPLVIATHHACRRPALRLSNPPTSDELLSAAYYSDLTALMVSAPDDGRGALRPADLWIYAHTHESFDDVIGETRVVSNAKGYGPWLPRERAWDNPNFNEKLIIEI, encoded by the coding sequence GTGAGGCTCTGGATTCTTTCCGATTTGCACCTCGAACTCACCCGCGGCTGGGACCTGCCGTCCGGTGAGGCGCGGCCGGACTTCGACGTCATGGTGGTCGCCGGCGACCTGATCCCGCGCATGGAAAGGGGTGTCGCCTGGCTGATCGATCGCGTGCCTGACCGGCCGGTGCTTTACCTCCAAGGCAACCACGAATCCTACGGCGAGGACATCGACCGCACGCTCGAGAAGGCCAAACAGGCGGCGGCCGGCACGAACGTGCTCGTGCTGGAAAACGAGGCTGTCCGCATTTGCGACGTGACCTTTGCCTGCTGCGCGCTCTGGACGGACTTCGCGCTGTTCGGAGACGAACGCCGGGAGATGGCGGTTGCCGCGGAGCGCATGAACGACTTCAAGAAGATCCGAACCAGCCAGTACGCCCAGCGCTTCCGGCCCGCGCACGCACTGGCCAGGCACCGGCGGTCCCGAGCCTTTCTCGAGGCCGAGCTCCGCAAGGATCGGCCCGGCCCCCTTGTTATCGCCACCCACCACGCCTGCCGGCGGCCGGCGCTTCGCCTGTCGAACCCGCCCACGTCGGACGAGCTTCTGAGCGCGGCATATTATAGCGATCTCACTGCGCTGATGGTGTCGGCGCCCGACGATGGTCGAGGCGCGTTGCGGCCCGCAGACCTCTGGATCTACGCGCATACCCATGAGTCCTTCGACGACGTGATCGGCGAGACCCGAGTCGTGTCGAACGCGAAGGGCTATGGCCCGTGGCTGCCGCGCGAGCGCGCCTGGGACAATCCCAATTTTAACGAGAAGCTCATCATCGAGATCTGA
- a CDS encoding recombinase family protein, giving the protein MLISSTVADERLTTAHRARLAYVYVRQSSVNQVRQHQESTELQYRLVDRAIGLGWPPERVQVIDEDLGKSGAGGVDRHGFHKLIAEIGLGNAGLVVSLDASRLARNNRDWHQLLELCSVFGVLIADGERLYDPRAYHDRLLLGLSGIMSEAELHQLRMRLHQGERQKAARGELRLPLPAGLVYDRAGTIVLNPDEEVQARLHLVFAKFRELQSARRVMRYLDRNGLSLPVRPLLGPSPHEIVWRAPDSARVLNILQNPAYAGAYVYGRRQKDPSRCRPGSLTGTVKVAIADWAVCLHAAHPGYISWEEFMANQGRLANNVCRYEAGHSGVPRKGAALLQGIAVCGRCGRRMSMRYTGPNADYPVYCCRSDRDQQGSAMCQEVRALAVDALVERMVLDALVPDQIEIALAAAGQLEQESRQLERQWALRVERARYEAERARRQYDAVEPENRLVARSLERAWEERLRVVEAVEQEHARWRAQEPLLIGPAERAGLQALGENLSRIWNAATTSAADRKRILRFVIREVVLDQKRTRGQVWLKIVWQTGATSAHHVQRRVQTYRDYIDIDRLRQRIVELNAEHKMDGEIAAILNQEGFVAARGCAFKGENVWLLRTRWGIPTVKINGVDKNPMRWPDGSFSIQGAAAQLGVTPQTVFDYLARGLLEGRQLAKGQPWQIELSDDQIRQLRNRVRRTKRSRKEAS; this is encoded by the coding sequence GTGCTGATCAGCTCGACCGTCGCTGACGAGCGGCTCACGACCGCACACCGAGCTAGGTTGGCCTATGTCTACGTGCGGCAGTCATCCGTGAACCAGGTGCGCCAGCATCAGGAGAGCACCGAGCTGCAGTACCGCCTTGTCGATCGCGCCATCGGTCTGGGCTGGCCGCCGGAGCGCGTCCAGGTGATTGACGAGGATCTGGGCAAATCCGGTGCTGGCGGCGTGGACCGTCATGGTTTCCACAAGCTCATTGCCGAGATCGGCCTTGGCAACGCCGGTCTGGTGGTGAGCCTCGACGCTTCTCGCCTGGCCCGCAATAACCGGGACTGGCATCAGCTTCTCGAACTGTGTTCGGTGTTCGGCGTGCTCATTGCGGATGGCGAGCGGCTTTACGATCCGCGCGCCTACCACGACCGCCTGCTGTTGGGCTTGTCCGGCATCATGAGCGAGGCGGAGTTGCATCAGCTTCGGATGCGCCTGCACCAAGGCGAACGCCAGAAGGCGGCGCGGGGCGAACTGCGGCTGCCGCTGCCAGCCGGGCTCGTCTACGATCGAGCAGGCACAATTGTTCTCAATCCGGACGAGGAGGTGCAGGCCCGTCTTCATCTCGTATTTGCCAAATTCCGGGAACTGCAAAGCGCGCGTCGTGTGATGCGTTACCTGGACAGGAACGGATTGTCCTTGCCGGTTCGGCCGCTGCTTGGACCATCTCCACACGAGATCGTCTGGCGTGCGCCAGATAGTGCACGCGTCCTTAATATCCTTCAGAATCCGGCCTATGCTGGGGCGTATGTTTATGGCCGCCGGCAAAAGGATCCGAGCCGATGCCGGCCGGGATCGCTGACGGGAACGGTCAAGGTAGCGATCGCGGATTGGGCGGTTTGCCTCCACGCCGCTCACCCAGGCTATATCAGCTGGGAGGAGTTCATGGCCAACCAGGGGCGATTGGCAAATAACGTCTGCCGCTATGAGGCGGGACACTCTGGCGTACCGCGCAAGGGGGCAGCCCTGTTACAAGGAATTGCGGTCTGCGGTCGTTGTGGACGGCGCATGAGCATGCGCTACACGGGCCCGAACGCCGACTACCCGGTCTATTGCTGCCGCTCGGATCGGGACCAGCAAGGCAGTGCAATGTGCCAGGAAGTCCGGGCCTTGGCGGTTGACGCGCTGGTTGAGCGGATGGTCCTCGATGCCTTGGTGCCGGATCAGATTGAGATCGCACTCGCGGCGGCGGGCCAACTGGAGCAGGAGAGCCGTCAGCTCGAGCGCCAGTGGGCGCTTCGCGTGGAGCGCGCCCGCTACGAGGCCGAGCGCGCTCGGCGCCAGTATGACGCCGTAGAGCCCGAGAACCGTCTTGTGGCGCGCTCACTTGAGCGGGCTTGGGAAGAGAGGCTGCGTGTCGTCGAGGCGGTCGAGCAGGAGCATGCGCGTTGGCGCGCGCAAGAGCCGCTTCTGATTGGCCCGGCGGAACGCGCAGGGCTACAAGCGCTCGGCGAGAACCTGTCGCGGATCTGGAACGCGGCCACTACGTCGGCAGCCGATCGCAAGCGCATTCTGCGATTTGTGATCCGCGAAGTCGTTCTAGATCAGAAGCGGACCCGAGGTCAGGTGTGGCTCAAGATCGTCTGGCAGACCGGTGCAACCAGCGCGCATCACGTGCAACGGCGCGTTCAGACCTACCGCGATTACATCGACATTGATCGATTGCGGCAACGGATCGTGGAGTTGAACGCTGAACACAAAATGGATGGCGAGATCGCGGCAATACTCAATCAGGAAGGCTTCGTCGCGGCCCGAGGCTGCGCCTTCAAAGGCGAGAATGTCTGGCTGTTGCGGACCCGCTGGGGCATTCCTACCGTCAAAATCAACGGCGTGGACAAGAATCCGATGCGCTGGCCCGATGGGAGCTTCTCAATTCAGGGCGCAGCGGCTCAGCTCGGCGTAACCCCGCAGACGGTGTTCGACTATCTCGCGCGGGGATTGCTGGAAGGTCGTCAGTTAGCCAAAGGCCAGCCATGGCAGATCGAGCTCTCAGACGACCAAATCCGTCAGCTTCGCAATCGGGTACGACGCACCAAGCGTTCGAGGAAGGAGGCATCATGA
- a CDS encoding PD-(D/E)XK nuclease family protein, translated as MTPLSIAPLESTSPTAAAEMAICGLRAGLSSCKDADAWVLHDPRLWLGIAFHSLMEKARRGLAGAALQSAWNEIVERLVQEAGSHQFDRRFASTARWPNYYLVEERAVSAATELATRSHAVLGVFPTSEYQLNYGTERKLVARSGRLIGRPDRFNKRAVTDYKSNLPDQTTAIGSEIFRRNRRQVQIYAAMIAEAAGYWPQKGILAAASGDLIEFELNPAECDAEADRAVYDLEAWNRKLASACQPADIASPSAQACQNCRFKLLCPAFWPWLAQRQTADMPQNNVAVSGRLKYVQLGNDRDVQTVVLADPTASVPQITTASLVTRRSIHGDLSQNPVGAECRIVGAELRRDWRLVADLHTLLMPTDQLPEIVIRPDTMRPPNKVRLA; from the coding sequence ATGACGCCCCTCTCGATCGCGCCACTTGAAAGCACCAGTCCGACGGCCGCCGCGGAGATGGCGATCTGCGGCTTGCGGGCCGGCCTTTCGTCGTGCAAAGACGCCGACGCGTGGGTGCTGCACGATCCTCGCCTCTGGCTCGGGATCGCCTTTCACTCTCTGATGGAGAAGGCGCGAAGAGGACTGGCCGGCGCTGCCCTCCAGTCAGCCTGGAATGAAATTGTCGAACGGCTCGTTCAGGAAGCTGGCTCACACCAATTCGATCGCAGGTTCGCAAGTACCGCCCGCTGGCCGAATTACTACCTGGTCGAGGAGAGAGCCGTCAGCGCGGCGACCGAACTTGCGACGAGATCGCACGCGGTGCTCGGCGTATTCCCGACGAGCGAATATCAACTGAATTATGGTACGGAGAGAAAGCTTGTCGCGCGATCAGGCCGGTTAATCGGACGACCCGACCGTTTCAACAAACGCGCCGTCACAGACTACAAGTCAAATTTGCCCGACCAGACAACGGCTATCGGGTCCGAAATCTTTCGGCGGAACCGCCGGCAAGTCCAAATATACGCCGCGATGATCGCCGAAGCTGCCGGTTACTGGCCGCAGAAGGGCATTCTCGCCGCCGCTTCCGGAGATCTGATCGAATTCGAACTCAATCCGGCAGAGTGCGATGCCGAGGCCGATCGCGCCGTCTATGACCTCGAGGCTTGGAATCGCAAACTCGCGTCCGCTTGCCAACCTGCGGATATCGCCAGCCCATCCGCGCAAGCTTGTCAAAATTGCCGCTTCAAACTTTTGTGCCCAGCCTTCTGGCCATGGCTCGCGCAGAGACAAACTGCCGATATGCCTCAGAACAACGTCGCCGTCAGCGGCCGCCTGAAGTATGTTCAGCTAGGCAACGACCGCGATGTGCAAACCGTCGTACTAGCGGATCCAACCGCGAGCGTTCCTCAAATTACGACGGCCAGCCTGGTGACCCGCCGTTCGATACATGGAGACCTATCGCAAAATCCGGTCGGTGCCGAATGCAGGATCGTGGGCGCCGAGCTTCGCCGCGACTGGCGCTTGGTGGCAGACCTGCACACTTTGCTAATGCCGACGGACCAGCTTCCCGAGATCGTCATTCGTCCGGACACGATGCGCCCGCCGAACAAGGTACGACTTGCCTAA
- a CDS encoding very short patch repair endonuclease produces the protein MSRIRSTDTTPERVVRALLADAGVHYRLNVRDLPGKPDFANKRRKFAIFVHGCFWHSHDNCALASDPKSNRSYWQPKLEKTKARDLAHLERLKELGYRVLVIWECSSRKPETAAEQIADFFED, from the coding sequence ATGTCGCGGATCCGATCGACAGACACGACGCCAGAGCGAGTCGTCAGAGCACTGCTGGCCGATGCAGGCGTCCATTACCGACTGAACGTCCGCGACCTTCCCGGAAAACCCGATTTTGCCAACAAGCGGCGAAAGTTCGCAATTTTCGTGCACGGCTGCTTCTGGCACTCACACGACAACTGCGCTCTCGCTTCGGATCCGAAATCAAACCGAAGCTACTGGCAGCCAAAGCTAGAAAAAACGAAGGCCCGAGACCTTGCGCACTTGGAGAGGCTCAAAGAGCTTGGCTATCGGGTGCTGGTTATCTGGGAATGCTCATCGCGCAAACCGGAGACCGCCGCCGAGCAGATCGCCGACTTCTTCGAGGACTGA